AGGAAGGGTTTCATCAAACCAGGCTTCGAACTCTTTTTGTGGATGTGAATAGAACGCTTTCTTTTCGGATAGGTTCTCAAACTTTTCAAGCACCAATTCGGTGCTTTTTTCAAGCAATGTTTTAAAATCCTCAGGGGAGAAATCCAGACTATTTTTGATCATTAGACAGTTGTTTCAGGGTTCTTAACTCATAACTTTCTTCCATAAAATATTCTCCCATAGAATCCAGGATTTGGTAAAAGTCCACATCCTTAGGGAGCATCTCTTCAATAACTACGGCACTTGCATCCCAAACTTTTTCAAATTCAGGGAGTTTTTCTTTAGCTGCTTCGCTAAGTGATATTAATTGCCTTCGCGAGTCTGATGGATCACTTCTGGTTAACAGGAACCCTCTTTCCTTCATTTTTCCAATAATAGAGATTACTGATGGGTGAGAGAATTGAATGGCTTCAGCAATTTCAGTTACCGACAGCTCTTCGTGTTCTTGTAGTAATTTGAAAATGAGGTGCCAGTTTGGTTCGATGTCTAAATCCAAGGATTTATACAGAGAACGGGCACTGTGAACCATCGTTTCATGAAGCTGCTTAAGGCGAATGGCTAGAGAATAAACTCCTAAATCTTTGATAAATGGTGTCATAGAATACATTTATGTAGTTGGCTACATAAATGTATTAAAAATGTAGTGGACTACATAATTTATTTATCTTTTATTCTTATATCTCCAAATCTACCTGTAGCCTCTTCAATAAATAGTCCAAGAAAATAGAAGTAGTTGCCTGTGCGTGAGGTGTAAAATCCATAATCTTCGATGGCTACAAAAAACGTGAAATCTTCATGTTTGTTCGTTATAAGAAAACCTTCATTCTTAATTGAAACCAGAAAATTTTCAGAAACAGTATTTATAAAATCTTTCTTCTCAGATATCGAAGCATTATTGAATAAGAAATATTGGGTCATGGTTTTTCAATAATTGCTAGCGTACAACGAGATGTACAAACTAACTTCCCTCTCTCATCAACTATCTTGGTTTCCCAAACATGGATAGTTTTTCCAATCTGGATGGGAGTGGCAGTCGCGGTTACTTTTCCACCTTCAAAAACCGGTCTATGGTGGTTGGCATTGATCTCAATACCAACAGCAGTTTTCCCTTCGGGAAGGTGAATCCAGGCTCCGACTGAACACAGAGTTTCGGATAAAGCTACCGAAGCTCCACCATGCAATACTCGAAAAGGTTGAACGGTTCGATGATCTACAGGCATTTCTGCGACCATTTCTTTCCGGCTGATTTTTAAAAACTTAATTCCGATTGTAGTTCCCATATTTTCAATATTCTTGGTAAGGAACCCTTCTACTTTTTTTTTGATTGATTCTTCTATAATCATTGCTTGCTTAACAGTGTTAAGTTGAGTATTTATTTGGTGGAATCGCTTTCATGTTTTTAGGCGAAAGTGTATCTACCGATACATAGTAACAACCCAGTGCAAAATATGAAATATGAACCGACAGTAGTACCCTTAATGCTGGAAGAGGGTATGAAGAAAAATAAATTAGGGATTTTATCTGCGGTAAAACGCAAAGGTAAATGGCTGGAAACGAGTGTGGACGAGTTCAGGGAAAAAGTTCGCAGTCTTGCTTTGGGGTTATATGAGCTCGGTGTAAGGAAGGGGGATCGGGTTTCTATCCATTCTGAAAATAGTACGGAATGGTTAATCTGCGACCAGGCTATTCTTTCTATTGGTGCGGTAAATGTGGCAATTTATACTACCCAGCCTGCTGATCAAATCAAATATATACTTGAGAATTCAGAGGCAAAGGTGCACATCATCTCTAACGACGAGATGTTTGCAGAAACCAAACCTCTCATTAAAGAGATTGAAACGATTCAGGCGATTATTAGCATCCAGCCTTCTGTACACGAAAAGCTTAAAGGTTTTGAGGAAGTCATGGAAATGGGAAGGGCTTTAGATAAAGACCAGCCTAACTTATTGGATGAATTAAGAAACGCCATCGAGCCTGATGATTTGGCAAACATCAATTATACCTCTGGTACTACAGGAGTTCCAAAAGGGGTGATGTTAACGCACTTGAACCTGGCTTCGAATACCATTGCGTCAGATTTGTACATGCCTTTTGATACTACCAGGATAGAGCAGCCAAAGATTCTTTCTTATCTGCCACTTACACATATGCTGGAGAGGATTGCATCCTATATTTACATCTATTGCGGAGCCTCGGTGTACTATGTAGAGGATGTGCAAGACTTTAGATCAGATCTAATCACCATCAAGCCCATTTACTTTGCTACAGTACCCCGTTTACTTGAAAAGATTATGACGGGGATCAAAGTAAGAGGACAAGAACTTTCTGGGATTAAGAAACAATTGTACTATTGGGCTATTAATCTTGCCGAAGATTATGATCCGGAAGACCCTCCTCAAGGCATGGATGCTGTAAAGTGGAAAATTGCTGATAAGTTGGTGTACTCGAAAATCCGGGAAAATATGGGCGGGAATTTAATGGGCACCATGTCAGGAGGTGCAGCTTTAAGTCCTAATGTGATGCGCTTTTTTAATGGTATTGGTTTGAAATGTGGGATGGGTTATGGCTTAACGGAAACTTCCCCTGTAATGAGTGGTTCCCTTCCGGATCAGATTCGGATTGGATCTGCTGGTAAGGCACTGGTGGATGTAGAAATTCGAATTGCAGAGGATGGAGAAATCCAAACTAAAGGACCGAATCTCATGAAGGGTTATTACAAGATGCCAGAGAAAACGGCAGAAGTAATGACGGAGGATGGGTGGTTTTGTACAGGTGATATAGGCTACTTAGATGATGAAGGCTGGTTATTTATTACCGATCGAAAGAAGTCGATGTTTAAGCTTTCGACAGGAAAGTATGTTGCACCTCAGCCGATAGAAAATGCACTAATGAATAGTGGGTTCATCGATCAGGCCATGGTGATCGGAGATCAGGAGAAATTCTGTGCTGCTTTGATAATTCCTGATTGGGTAAATATGGAAAAACGATTTGAGCAAAAAGGGAGGCCATATCCTCAAAATGATCGGGCATTAAATGAAGACGTAATTGGTAGGATTCAACTCGAAGTAGATAAAGTGAATCGTAAACTACCACACTGGGAGCAAGTCAAAAAATTTGTAATAATAGAAACTCCATTCAGCATAGATACGGGAGAGTTGACGCCAAAGATGAGTATCCGTAGAAGTATTGTTAAACAAAATTATGCTGATGAGATCAAATCCGTTTATATAGAATAATTGAGTAATACATGTCTAGCAAAACATATAGAATTCGTAAAGTAGCTGTATTAGGTTCAGGAGTAATGGGAAGCCAGATTGCTGCTCATTGCGTAAATGCAGGGCTGGAAGTAATGCTTCTTGATCTGAAGAGTGATGATCCAAAACGACCTAACAAAATTGCAGAAGAAAGCCTCAAAAAAATCCTGAAACTGAAACCAGCTCCTTTTGGTCTTTCCAAGTTTGCAGAACGTATCCGGGTTGGGAATTTTGATGACGATATGGATTCTCTTTCTGGAGTAGATTGGATTTGCGAAGTCGTGATTGAGAGAATGGATATCAAGAAAAGCCTAATGGCTAAGATTGAGAAGGTAAGAGGCGAACATACTATTGTAAGTTCAAACACTTCCGGGTTACCTATATCAGAAATAAGTTCAGAATGCTCACAAGAATTTAGATCTCACTTTTTAGGAACTCATTTTTTTAACCCGCCACGATATATGAAATTATTGGAGTTGATACCGACTGAGTCAACTTCCAAAGAAGTAGTTTCTACTATCAAGTCCTTTTGTGAAAGAGTATTGGGGAAAGGGGTAGTGCTATGTAAAGATACCCCAAACTTCATTGCGAATAGGATTGGGGTATTTTCAATGGCATCTATGATGCCTCATTTCTTTAATGGAGATTTCCGCGTTGAGGAGATAGATGCGCTCACCGGAACTCTTGCAGGGTACTCAAAATCGGCCACGTTCCGGACTGGAGATATAGTAGGATTAGATGTAATGGCCTATGTATCAGGGAATTTACATCCGATGATTCCAGATGATGAAATGAGAGATACCTTTCTGCTCCCAGAGGCTTTTATAAAGATGGTAAAGGAAGGAAAGCTCGGGAATAAATCGGGCTCCGGATTCTATAAGAAAGTACAAACAGAAAAAGGGAGGGAATTTCATACGATTAATTCAGAAACGATGGAATATGGGCCTCAAAGGAGTGGTACTTCAGAAGTAATTGCAGAGGCCAAGAAACAACCAGGAACTGCTGGGAAGTTAAAGTTTCTGGCTTTTCATGACTCAAAAGAAGGTAAGCTGGTCTGGCAAACTCAACGTGATGTGTTATTGTATGCTGCCAATAGAGTCCCCGAGATAGCCGATTCTATTGAGTCAATTGATCGAGCGATGAAGTGGGGATTTAATTGGAGATTAGGACCTTTTGAGCGTTGGGATGCTTTAGGAGTGGATGAAGTATGTACTCGATTAGAAGAAGAGGGTATCACAACTCCTAAAGTTGTAAGCGATTTAAAAGAGGCAGGCTTTCAGACTTTTTACAAAGATGGGTTGGTGTTCGATCCGGTTTCAAAAAAGATGATCGAACAAACCGCTAATGTTGATGGCGAAATTACAGTGGCTTCACTTCGTAGAGCAAATGATCCCATTTTTGAAAATGATTCTGCTGCTCTTATTGATATGGGAGATGGGATTGCTTTATTCGAATTCAAAACAAAAAATGCCACGTTAGGCTTTGAACTCGTGACAACATTAGAGCGTTGCCTGAATATTGTAGAGGAGCAGTTCAAAGCCCTTGTTATCAGTCACGATGGCGA
This genomic window from Balneola sp. contains:
- a CDS encoding MarR family transcriptional regulator; this translates as MYSMTPFIKDLGVYSLAIRLKQLHETMVHSARSLYKSLDLDIEPNWHLIFKLLQEHEELSVTEIAEAIQFSHPSVISIIGKMKERGFLLTRSDPSDSRRQLISLSEAAKEKLPEFEKVWDASAVVIEEMLPKDVDFYQILDSMGEYFMEESYELRTLKQLSNDQK
- a CDS encoding hotdog fold thioesterase, which codes for MIIEESIKKKVEGFLTKNIENMGTTIGIKFLKISRKEMVAEMPVDHRTVQPFRVLHGGASVALSETLCSVGAWIHLPEGKTAVGIEINANHHRPVFEGGKVTATATPIQIGKTIHVWETKIVDERGKLVCTSRCTLAIIEKP
- a CDS encoding long-chain fatty acid--CoA ligase → MKYEPTVVPLMLEEGMKKNKLGILSAVKRKGKWLETSVDEFREKVRSLALGLYELGVRKGDRVSIHSENSTEWLICDQAILSIGAVNVAIYTTQPADQIKYILENSEAKVHIISNDEMFAETKPLIKEIETIQAIISIQPSVHEKLKGFEEVMEMGRALDKDQPNLLDELRNAIEPDDLANINYTSGTTGVPKGVMLTHLNLASNTIASDLYMPFDTTRIEQPKILSYLPLTHMLERIASYIYIYCGASVYYVEDVQDFRSDLITIKPIYFATVPRLLEKIMTGIKVRGQELSGIKKQLYYWAINLAEDYDPEDPPQGMDAVKWKIADKLVYSKIRENMGGNLMGTMSGGAALSPNVMRFFNGIGLKCGMGYGLTETSPVMSGSLPDQIRIGSAGKALVDVEIRIAEDGEIQTKGPNLMKGYYKMPEKTAEVMTEDGWFCTGDIGYLDDEGWLFITDRKKSMFKLSTGKYVAPQPIENALMNSGFIDQAMVIGDQEKFCAALIIPDWVNMEKRFEQKGRPYPQNDRALNEDVIGRIQLEVDKVNRKLPHWEQVKKFVIIETPFSIDTGELTPKMSIRRSIVKQNYADEIKSVYIE
- a CDS encoding 3-hydroxyacyl-CoA dehydrogenase/enoyl-CoA hydratase family protein, with the translated sequence MSSKTYRIRKVAVLGSGVMGSQIAAHCVNAGLEVMLLDLKSDDPKRPNKIAEESLKKILKLKPAPFGLSKFAERIRVGNFDDDMDSLSGVDWICEVVIERMDIKKSLMAKIEKVRGEHTIVSSNTSGLPISEISSECSQEFRSHFLGTHFFNPPRYMKLLELIPTESTSKEVVSTIKSFCERVLGKGVVLCKDTPNFIANRIGVFSMASMMPHFFNGDFRVEEIDALTGTLAGYSKSATFRTGDIVGLDVMAYVSGNLHPMIPDDEMRDTFLLPEAFIKMVKEGKLGNKSGSGFYKKVQTEKGREFHTINSETMEYGPQRSGTSEVIAEAKKQPGTAGKLKFLAFHDSKEGKLVWQTQRDVLLYAANRVPEIADSIESIDRAMKWGFNWRLGPFERWDALGVDEVCTRLEEEGITTPKVVSDLKEAGFQTFYKDGLVFDPVSKKMIEQTANVDGEITVASLRRANDPIFENDSAALIDMGDGIALFEFKTKNATLGFELVTTLERCLNIVEEQFKALVISHDGENFAYGANLMEAVQALQSGKFNNVVDAVSNFQRTALKLRYSPFPVVSAPFGMTLGGGTEFLLYSDRIVAHHELYMGLVEVGVGLIPAGGGTTELLKRAMTQVEKEADPLPYIREAFKTIGLAKVSDSAHNAREIGFLRDEDIIVMNRHLLISVAKQEALAMVESGYQPPAKEDIQVLGDKAMSVMKVMLYVMHEARFATDYDKVLSLRVGNILAGGELSEPQLVPEDYLLKLEREAILDCFKDERTHARIEHMMKTGKPLRN